A single window of Anopheles moucheti chromosome 2, idAnoMoucSN_F20_07, whole genome shotgun sequence DNA harbors:
- the LOC128298343 gene encoding neural cell adhesion molecule 2-like gives MDTVQKTGRKHGTMATAMFFIAGMLSVVKESFAIPGGHFPDSSFLEEDRYSPGFLTLGQKYSIAIGSTVVLPCKINETENSSQYVLAWKRDIAVLTAGNVKVTVNPRIRLMPVQAHTDPHGALSTGYNLEIRDVRNSDAGDYICQIGSMEPKEIVHTLEILVPPKIDYISPANKMDIHKGAPIRMECRASGNPTPKIIWSRKNNVMPNGEANKTGNVLDILHANRHSSGHYKCTADNRVGQADSREVLVNVLYPPEIEVEQPTVHSGIGHEAQLVCIVHGEPSPSVVWYQDTTQLGITEQFSQQNRGNKYSLVIRNVTYSDIGNYTCQASNALGKDRGTLSLSGLPTLCYFDSPTLSSYRDQYNISWTVQSYSPIREYRLFFRLASKNMHLLHHEKPLDNHIYSDRASANSHLYNSPFSGSVSAHGGDQWENVVIPEMNDYGAPNHFFNMVPPYATYQPTIRHRMSFQLKNLKPASNYEARVQARNDHGWNKLSSIFHFSTRSEVDMELEPSAQPAVHGAGLLDKGLLSSSDASTIASTHFHKSWTLSIFIVLITTHLLPSLCTALSVV, from the exons ATGGATACCGTTCAGAAAACCGGAAGGAAACACGGCACAATGGCTACGGCAATGTTTTTCATTGCTGGCATGCTGTCTGTAGTTAAAG aatcATTTGCCATCCCAGGTGGACACTTTCCAGATAGCAGTTTTCTAGAGGAAGATAGATATTCGCCTGGGTTCCTGACACTTGGACAAAAGTACAGTATAGCCATCGGATCCACGGTAGTGCTGCCGTGCAAAATTAATGAGACAG AAAACTCTAGCCAATACGTACTAGCTTGGAAGCGTGACATTGCCGTACTAACAGCTGGAAACGTAAAGGTCACGGTGAATCCAAGGATTCGATTAATGCCCGTTCAGGCTCACACTGATCCGCATGGAGCATTGTCAACAGGGTACAACTTAGAAATTCGAGACGTGCGCAACTCGGACGCCGGAGACTACATTTGTCAAATAGGTTCAATGGAACCGAAAGAAATAGTGCACACACTGGAAATATTGGTACCTCCAAAAATTGACTACATTTCACCGGCTAACAAAATGGACATCCACAAAGGGGCACCAATACGCATGGAATGTCGGGCATCCGGCAATCCTACTCCGAAAATTATTTGGTCTAGGAAG AACAACGTGATGCCAAATGGTGAAGCCAATAAGACGGGAAATGTGCTCGACATTCTGCATGCTAACCGACATAGTAGCGGTCATTACAAATGTACCGCAGATAATCGTGTCGGTCAAGCTGATTCTCGGGAGGTGTTGGTAAATGTCTTGT ATCCTCCAGAAATTGAAGTCGAGCAGCCGACCGTACATAGCGGAATCGGCCATGAAGCTCAGCTGGTGTGCATCGTACATGGGGAGCCTTCGCCGAGCGTTGTTTGGTACCAGGATACAACTCAACTCGGCATAACAGAACAATTCTCCCAACAG AATCGTGGCAACAAGTACAGTCTCGTTATTCGAAATGTCACATACTCTGATATTGGTAACTACACCTGTCAAGCGTCGAATGCTCTTGGCAAAGACCGTGGTACGCTGTCCCTTAGCGGATTACCAACGCTATGTTACTTTGACTCG CCCACTCTCAGCAGCTATCGAGATCAGTACAACATTTCCTGGACGGTGCAAAGCTACTCTCCGATTCGCGAGTACCGTCTATTCTTCCGACTCGCCTCGAAAAACATGCACCTTTTGCACCACGAAAAACCCCTTGACAATCACATCTACAGCGATCGGGCGTCGGCCAACAGTCACCTGTACAACAGCCCATTCAGTGGTAGCGTTAGTGCCCACGGTGGCGACCAGTGGGAAAACGTTGTCATACCGGAGATGAATGATTACGGTGCACCCAATCACTTCTTCAACATGGTGCCACCGTACGCTACGTACCAGCCCACAATTCGGCATCGGATGAGCTTTCAGTTGAAGAATCTCAAACCAGCAAGTAACTATGAGGCACGGGTGCAGGCGAGAAACGATCACGGCTGGAACAAGCTGTCGAGTATATTTCACTTCTCCACTCGTTCGGAAG TAGATATGGAACTGGAACCGTCCGCCCAACCTGCCGTCCACGGTGCCGGGTTGCTAGATAAGGGGCTGCTGAGCAGCAGCGATGCCAGTACGATCGCGAGCACTCATTTCCATAAATCATGGACACTTTCCATTTTCATCGTATTAATTACCACACACCTACTGCCGTCGCTGTGCACTGCCTTATCGGTGGTATGA